In Zingiber officinale cultivar Zhangliang chromosome 8B, Zo_v1.1, whole genome shotgun sequence, a single genomic region encodes these proteins:
- the LOC122015047 gene encoding pentatricopeptide repeat-containing protein At5g16860-like has protein sequence MRGEALRSVKDHYARLLDLCILHKNPAPAARVHSKIIVAGLDRDSFLCVKLIAFYSISGQLHKADAVFSRAPHRDAFVLNSMIRAYSSHGLHREAIDLFHRKRHDGVRPDSYTFSCAVKACASISDLARGKELHGLASERGLHSDVFVGNSLMCMYARCGRMEEALEVFEGMPQQDTVSWTSIISAYAINGHKGEAVEKMRQMIESGLKPDQVTVLAILSMAADAAVVREVHGYVLRSGFEPTPMLQNSLISAYGKCGRVDDARKVFERCSRVNRVTWNSLICGYAQNGLFQESMQLLREMKRSGCDLDVITYSGMVSSFSQNDLFDEAMEVFDELVNAALKPDVVAIASVLPAISGLQLSSCCKEIHAFSFRHWLESDRRIRNALVSVYSKFGRVQCAELVFKAIPDPDVISWSSMIMGYAQNHYFVEALDTFQQMMKAGTKPNPLTVTSVLSACAGVSWLRQGKELHSWAVKNSVDDQSYVGSALVDMYAKCGRLNDSRKVFDLMIEDKSLVTYNAMIGGYAVHGLAEDALEVFRMVKEPDQVSFIAALSACSHGGKVEEGIKLFHSMKDMEVRPREGHYALMVDLLARSGRLQDALNLIATMPMKPSLEIWGAMLGACKIHSNLEMGIYTANQIIESGSGNSGYYVLLSNILANFGRWKEVEEIREAMTGNEVKKGAGCSWVEVNKNVHSFVAKDRSQHPKSESMFMMLNVLNEHMKGMSC, from the coding sequence ATGAGAGGGGAAGCCTTACGCTCTGTAAAAGATCACTACGCCCGCTTGCTCGACCTGTGCATCCTCCACAAGAACCCAGCTCCGGCCGCACGAGTCCACTCCAAGATCATTGTCGCCGGCCTCGATCGCGACTCCTTCCTCTGTGTCAAGCTCATCGCCTTCTACTCCATCTCCGGCCAACTCCACAAGGCCGATGCTGTCTTCAGCCGCGCTCCCCACCGCGACGCCTTCGTCCTCAACTCCATGATCAGAGCGTACTCCTCCCACGGCCTGCACCGGGAAGCCATCGACCTCTTCCATCGGAAGAGGCATGACGGCGTCCGGCCGGATTCCTACACCTTCTCCTGCGCCGTCAAGGCCTGCGCCTCGATTTCCGATCTCGCGCGAGGGAAGGAACTGCACGGCCTCGCCTCCGAGAGAGGCCTCCACTCCGATGTGTTTGTGGGCAACTCGCTGATGTGCATGTACGCGAGGTGCGGGAGGATGGAGGAAGCGCTCGAGGTGTTCGAAGGGATGCCGCAACAGGACACCGTGTCGTGGACGTCGATCATTTCGGCCTACGCGATCAACGGTCACAAGGGAGAAGCTGTGGAGAAGATGAGGCAGATGATCGAAAGCGGATTAAAGCCCGACCAAGTCACCGTCCTTGCAATCCTTTCGATGGCCGCCGATGCGGCTGTCGTCCGAGAAGTGCATGGCTACGTCTTGAGAAGTGGGTTTGAGCCGACGCCGATGCTGCAGAATTCGCTTATATCAGCTTATGGCAAGTGCGGCAGGGTAGATGACGCACGGAAGGTGTTCGAGAGATGTTCCCGAGTTAACAGAGTCACTTGGAACTCCTTGATCTGCGGTTATGCTCAGAATGGGCTGTTCCAAGAAAGCATGCAGCTTCTCAGGGAGATGAAGCGTTCTGGATGCGATCTCGACGTCATTACTTACAGTGGCATGGTGTCTTCCTTTTCTCAGAATGATCTCTTCGATGAGGCAATGGAGGTCTTCGACGAATTAGTGAATGCAGCGTTGAAGCCGGATGTTGTAGCTATTGCAAGTGTATTGCCGGCGATTTCAGGTTTGCAGCTCTCTAGTTGCTGTAAGGAAATTCATGCTTTCTCTTTCAGACATTGGCTGGAGTCGGATCGCCGAATCCGAAATGCTTTGGTATCAGTTTATAGCAAATTTGGACGTGTGCAATGTGCTGAACTAGTTTTCAAGGCAATCCCAGATCCAGATGTGATATCCTGGAGTTCAATGATCATGGGTTATGCTCAAAACCATTATTTTGTGGAAGCTTTGGATACATTTCAGCAGATGATGAAGGCAGGAACAAAGCCCAACCCTCTTACAGTCACCAGTGTTCTTTCAGCTTGTGCGGGTGTTTCCTGGCTGAGGCAAGGGAAAGAGCTGCATTCATGGGCAGTGAAGAACTCCGTCGACGACCAGTCATATGTCGGAAGTGCTCTAGTGGACATGTATGCCAAGTGCGGAAGGTTGAACGACTCCAGAAAGGTGTTCGACTTAATGATAGAAGACAAGAGCTTGGTCACTTACAATGCGATGATTGGGGGTTATGCCGTGCACGGATTGGCAGAGGATGCGCTTGAGGTTTTTCGCATGGTGAAGGAGCCTGATCAAGTGAGCTTCATTGCAGCATTGTCAGCGTGCAGCCATGGAGGAAAAGTCGAAGAAGGGATCAAATTATTTCACAGCATGAAGGATATGGAAGTGAGACCTAGAGAGGGGCACTATGCTTTGATGGTGGACTTATTGGCACGGTCAGGAAGATTGCAAGATGCTCTCAATCTCATAGCAACAATGCCGATGAAACCAAGTTTGGAAATTTGGGGAGCAATGCTTGGAGCATGCAAGATACACTCTAACTTGGAGATGGGCATCTACACTGCGAATCAGATCATTGAGTCGGGCAGTGGGAATTCGGGGTACTACGTATTGCTTTCGAACATATTGGCGAATTTTGGGAGGTGGAAAGAGGTGGAGGAGATCCGGGAGGCGATGACAGGTAACGAAGTGAAGAAGGGTGCAGGGTGTAGTTGGGTAGAGGTGAACAAGAATGTGCATTCATTTGTTGCAAAGGATAGGTCGCAGCATCCGAAGTCGGAGAGCATGTTCATGATGCTAAATGTGTTGAATGAACATATGAAAGGAATGAGTTGCTAG